One segment of Manihot esculenta cultivar AM560-2 chromosome 4, M.esculenta_v8, whole genome shotgun sequence DNA contains the following:
- the LOC110613342 gene encoding F-box/FBD/LRR-repeat protein At5g53840 isoform X1: MGATVSDFPSANNIEEESEVNIVEKMDRISELPECIIHHIYSFLPTKDMAKTALLSKSWRSKRASYPNLDFDQSLFGEELEIPGMHRRNAKENNEQNSVRKLRKKFIQFVDGTMQRFCDQDLYIQKFKLHMKIRQSHHAYLVQEWIRLAIKRRVREVSIHILMPVFMALLLPREIFACKSITVLKLSCCDLRAISFRDTSAVMLPCLLKLSLKHVSVGEFTVQYFLLGCPSIVHLSFKNCKGFFTNLYIPGPKSLKILKLIVVKREFKQLERVDIEAPTLERLTIHGDSVMTKVAKSRELKSLTIKGGDMVTDQLFRELISEHPLLETLDLDSCKRLERINISSRRLKSLKIRNCRYLEHCEIVTPNLLSFEFDGKLSAFCSGFISAPCQWKVKLELDFDTLWLSDLEFLIKENRIKHLTLSISSDEISSYYSGHKVNPLVISPCCEVEHLSLRTDVSRSSYRAIVESLFSICQPKILSVAFRMKSTNKFIKFLYENLMDIKNPKCCRARKQKCWRHYLKDVKIERVESDKKEKPQCLACLEKMPLEWVTLLNPQPKLGGGLVYFALNWRDLPSVNHE; this comes from the exons ATGGGCGCCACCGTTTCAGATTTCCCTTCAG CAAATAATATAGAAGAGGAATCAGAGGTGAACATAGTAGAGAAGATGGATCGAATCTCAGAGTTGCCAGAATGTATAATCCACCACATCTACTCATTCCTACCCACAAAAGATATGGCTAAAACCGCTCTTTTATCCAAGAGCTGGAGATCAAAGAGGGCTTCATATCCCAACCTGGATTTTGATCAATCTTTGTTCGGTGAAGAGCTAGAAATTCCTGGAATGCATAGAAGGAACGCGAAAGAGAATAATGAACAGAACAGTGTAAGAAAACTGAGGAAGAAGTTCATTCAATTTGTGGATGGCACCATGCAGAGATTCTGTGATCAGGATTTATATATACAGAAATTCAAGCTCCATATGAAGATCCGTCAATCTCACCATGCTTATTTGGTCCAGGAGTGGATACGTTTAGCCATAAAACGACGTGTCAGAGAGGTAAGTATCCATATACTGATGCCAGTGTTTATGGCACTCCTTTTACCTCGAGAAATCTTTGCTTGCAAATCAATAACAGTTCTGAAGCTATCCTGTTGTGACTTGAGGGCAATCTCATTCAGAGACACAAGTGCGGTTATGTTGCCCTGTCTGCTTAAGTTGTCTCTCAAGCATGTTTCTGTAGGTGAATTCACTGtccaatattttttattgggCTGTCCCTCGATTGTGCACTTGAGTTTCAAGAACTGCAAGGGATTCTTCACTAATCTTTATATTCCAGGACCGAAAAGTTTAAAGATACTGAAGTTAATAGTGGTGAAAAGGGAATTTAAACAACTCGAGAGAGTTGATATTGAAGCACCAACTCTTGAAAGATTAACTATTCATGGTGATTCAGTGATGACCAAAGTAGCTAAGAGTCGAGAACTGAAATCTTTAACCATAAAAGGGGGAGATATGGTTACTGATCAGTTGTTCCGTGAACTGATTTCTGAACATCCCCTTCTTGAAACCTTAGACCTGGATAGTTGCAAAAGGTTAGAAAGGATAAATATTTCAAGTCGTCGTCTCAAAAGCTTGAAAATAAGAAATTGTCGGTATCTGGAGCATTGTGAAATTGTTACTCCAAATTTACTCTCTTTTGAATTTGACGGGAAACTGAGTGCCTTCTGCAGTGGCTTCATCAGTGCCCCATGTCAGTGGAAAGTGAAACTTGAATTAGATTTTGACACCTTATGGTTGTCTGATTTGGAGTTTCTTATAAAGGAAAACAGAATTAAACATCTGACATTGTCAATCTCTTCTGACGAG ATCTCATCATATTATAGTGGGCACAAGGTCAATCCACTGGTAATCTCTCCATGTTGCGAGGTGGAACACTTGAGTTTAAGAACAGATGTATCACGGTCAAGTTACAGAGCTATTGTAGAAAGCCTATTTTCCATTTGCCAACCTAAGATTCTGTCTGTAGCATTCAGAATGAAGTCCACAAACAAATTCATTAAG TTTTTATATGAGAACCTCATGGACATCAAGAACCCAAAATGCTGCAGAGCTAGAAAACAAAAATGTTGGAGACACTATTTAAAGGATGTGAAgattgagagagttgaaagtgACAAAAAAGAGAAGCCGCAATGCTTGGCTTGCTTAGAAAAGATGCCTCTTGAATGGGTTACTCTATTGAATCCTCAGCCAAAACTTGGAGGCGGCCTTGTATATTTTGCTTTAAATTGGAGAGACTTGCCTAGTGTTAATCATGAATAG
- the LOC110613342 gene encoding F-box/FBD/LRR-repeat protein At5g53840 isoform X2 — protein sequence MLANNIEEESEVNIVEKMDRISELPECIIHHIYSFLPTKDMAKTALLSKSWRSKRASYPNLDFDQSLFGEELEIPGMHRRNAKENNEQNSVRKLRKKFIQFVDGTMQRFCDQDLYIQKFKLHMKIRQSHHAYLVQEWIRLAIKRRVREVSIHILMPVFMALLLPREIFACKSITVLKLSCCDLRAISFRDTSAVMLPCLLKLSLKHVSVGEFTVQYFLLGCPSIVHLSFKNCKGFFTNLYIPGPKSLKILKLIVVKREFKQLERVDIEAPTLERLTIHGDSVMTKVAKSRELKSLTIKGGDMVTDQLFRELISEHPLLETLDLDSCKRLERINISSRRLKSLKIRNCRYLEHCEIVTPNLLSFEFDGKLSAFCSGFISAPCQWKVKLELDFDTLWLSDLEFLIKENRIKHLTLSISSDEISSYYSGHKVNPLVISPCCEVEHLSLRTDVSRSSYRAIVESLFSICQPKILSVAFRMKSTNKFIKFLYENLMDIKNPKCCRARKQKCWRHYLKDVKIERVESDKKEKPQCLACLEKMPLEWVTLLNPQPKLGGGLVYFALNWRDLPSVNHE from the exons ATGTTAG CAAATAATATAGAAGAGGAATCAGAGGTGAACATAGTAGAGAAGATGGATCGAATCTCAGAGTTGCCAGAATGTATAATCCACCACATCTACTCATTCCTACCCACAAAAGATATGGCTAAAACCGCTCTTTTATCCAAGAGCTGGAGATCAAAGAGGGCTTCATATCCCAACCTGGATTTTGATCAATCTTTGTTCGGTGAAGAGCTAGAAATTCCTGGAATGCATAGAAGGAACGCGAAAGAGAATAATGAACAGAACAGTGTAAGAAAACTGAGGAAGAAGTTCATTCAATTTGTGGATGGCACCATGCAGAGATTCTGTGATCAGGATTTATATATACAGAAATTCAAGCTCCATATGAAGATCCGTCAATCTCACCATGCTTATTTGGTCCAGGAGTGGATACGTTTAGCCATAAAACGACGTGTCAGAGAGGTAAGTATCCATATACTGATGCCAGTGTTTATGGCACTCCTTTTACCTCGAGAAATCTTTGCTTGCAAATCAATAACAGTTCTGAAGCTATCCTGTTGTGACTTGAGGGCAATCTCATTCAGAGACACAAGTGCGGTTATGTTGCCCTGTCTGCTTAAGTTGTCTCTCAAGCATGTTTCTGTAGGTGAATTCACTGtccaatattttttattgggCTGTCCCTCGATTGTGCACTTGAGTTTCAAGAACTGCAAGGGATTCTTCACTAATCTTTATATTCCAGGACCGAAAAGTTTAAAGATACTGAAGTTAATAGTGGTGAAAAGGGAATTTAAACAACTCGAGAGAGTTGATATTGAAGCACCAACTCTTGAAAGATTAACTATTCATGGTGATTCAGTGATGACCAAAGTAGCTAAGAGTCGAGAACTGAAATCTTTAACCATAAAAGGGGGAGATATGGTTACTGATCAGTTGTTCCGTGAACTGATTTCTGAACATCCCCTTCTTGAAACCTTAGACCTGGATAGTTGCAAAAGGTTAGAAAGGATAAATATTTCAAGTCGTCGTCTCAAAAGCTTGAAAATAAGAAATTGTCGGTATCTGGAGCATTGTGAAATTGTTACTCCAAATTTACTCTCTTTTGAATTTGACGGGAAACTGAGTGCCTTCTGCAGTGGCTTCATCAGTGCCCCATGTCAGTGGAAAGTGAAACTTGAATTAGATTTTGACACCTTATGGTTGTCTGATTTGGAGTTTCTTATAAAGGAAAACAGAATTAAACATCTGACATTGTCAATCTCTTCTGACGAG ATCTCATCATATTATAGTGGGCACAAGGTCAATCCACTGGTAATCTCTCCATGTTGCGAGGTGGAACACTTGAGTTTAAGAACAGATGTATCACGGTCAAGTTACAGAGCTATTGTAGAAAGCCTATTTTCCATTTGCCAACCTAAGATTCTGTCTGTAGCATTCAGAATGAAGTCCACAAACAAATTCATTAAG TTTTTATATGAGAACCTCATGGACATCAAGAACCCAAAATGCTGCAGAGCTAGAAAACAAAAATGTTGGAGACACTATTTAAAGGATGTGAAgattgagagagttgaaagtgACAAAAAAGAGAAGCCGCAATGCTTGGCTTGCTTAGAAAAGATGCCTCTTGAATGGGTTACTCTATTGAATCCTCAGCCAAAACTTGGAGGCGGCCTTGTATATTTTGCTTTAAATTGGAGAGACTTGCCTAGTGTTAATCATGAATAG
- the LOC110613249 gene encoding putative disease resistance protein RGA3 isoform X1, translating to MAFAVISMILERLSSIALSGLEQEARLVMDVEGEIRKLTYNLESIQAVLEDAEIRQRKEASVKIWLDRLKDISYDMDDALDEWSTAIYKSQIEGSQQALEPKRKVCSSVPFARFLRKEVGPRHDIACKIKELNERLDDIAREKDRYNFSFRKSNEKLERQITASVIDADEVKGRENDKNAIIKKLLTQRRQTPNPHIISIVGMGGIGKTTLAKLVYNDPQVASHFEKRIWVCVSDPFDEVRIAKAILESLRGTATNLVELQTVLQQIQQSIKGERFLLVLDDVWTEDPMKWENLMHSFKCGKRGSRILITTRKENVATVIGCSDIFPLGQLSMEECWSIFSQIAFFGKTSLERDRLEDIGKRIVKKCKGLPLAAKTLGSLLRFRKFREEWQSVLDSEVWELEEAEKDILGALWLSYYDLPMPLRQCFLYCAIFPKDYSIERYRLIELWMAQGYLKATKTKDMEIVGEEYFQNLVVRSFFQDFESHQGRIIRCKMHDIVHDFAQFLTQNECFDMDINGAEESTIDRSSKEPRHSMIVLAEKAPLPASLGSLKKLRTLLLMSHGYSEIRAVLPNLLNQLTCLRSLKLSLCGIREIPPEISKLIHLRFLDLSMNGLKEFPETICELYNLQTLDVHWCHQLKLPPGIGNLINLRHLHHDKTDSVLPKGIGKLSSLRKINEITVGHNDEEAFSLRDLKDLNNLRGFLWIQGLGNIADVGEAKQAQLKKKNHVINMRVDFFRDKEGTRGIHDQQLMEGLEPSSSLDELIIVNYQGTTMAPNWMLSLTNLRELSMHDCGNCEHLPPNLGKLPALESLFFKGMEVKKVGAEFMGMKTQIAKEASSSSSCSSVVLFPRLVKLTFYVMPKLEEWNDGMISGDEDTIMPRLHHLKLGHCSKLRKLPDKLLRKTTLQELIIDRCSILSPHYLKGTGKYWSSISHIPNIKIDWKVQQGTDIY from the coding sequence ATGGCTTTTGCAGTTATTTCCATGATCCTGGAGCGCTTGAGTTCTATTGCTCTTTCTGGGCTAGAACAAGAAGCGAGATTGGTTATGGATGTTGAGGGAGAAATCCGAAAGCTCACCTACAATCTTGAATCCATTCAAGCTGTGCTTGAAGATGCAGAAATAAGACAAAGGAAGGAGGCCAGTGTGAAAATTTGGCTAGACAGGCTCAAAGACATATCGTACGACATGGACGATGCGTTGGACGAGTGGAGCACTGCAATTTACAAGTCGCAAATTGAAGGAAGTCAACAAGCTCTGGAGCCAAAGAGGAAGGTGTGTTCTTCTGTCCCCTTTGCTCGTTTTCTCCGGAAAGAAGTTGGTCCTCGTCATGACATTGCCTGCAAGATAAAGGAGCTGAATGAAAGACTGGATGATATTGCCAGGGAGAAGGACAGGTACAACTTTAGCTTTAGAAAGAgcaatgaaaaacttgaaagacaGATCACTGCTTCTGTCATTGATGCAGATGAAGTGAAAGGTAGGGAGAATGATAAAAATGCAATAATAAAGAAGCTGCTGACACAGAGAAGACAAACACCAAACCCCCACATCATCTCCATAGTTGGGATGGGGGGAATTGGTAAAACAACTCTAGCCAAATTAGTCTACAACGATCCCCAAGTAGCTTCCCATTTTGAGAAGAGAATATGGGTGTGTGTCTCAGATCCTTTTGATGAAGTCAGGATTGCCAAAGCAATCCTTGAATCACTCAGAGGTACTGCAACCAATTTGGTTGAACTCCAAACTGTATTGCAGCAAATCCAACAATCCATTAAGGGAGAAAGGTTTCTTCTAGTCCTGGATGACGTGTGGACTGAAGATCCCATGAAGTGGGAAAATCTGATGCATTCTTTCAAGTGTGGTAAGCGAGGAAGTAGAATTCTGATTACCACGCGGAAGGAGAATGTTGCAACCGTCATAGGTTGCAGTGATATATTCCCACTAGGACAATTGTCCATGGAGGAATGTTGGTCAATATTTAGTCAAATTGCTTTTTTTGGAAAGACCAGTTTAGAGCGTGATCGCTTAGAAGATATTGGTAAGAGAATTGTAAAAAAGTGCAAGGGTTTGCCACTTGCTGCAAAGACACTGGGCAGTCTTCTGCGCTTCAGAAAATTTAGAGAAGAGTGGCAAAGTGTGCTAGACAGCGAAGTATGGGAATTAGAAGAAGCCGAAAAAGATATTCTAGGTGCTCTTTGGTTGAGCTACTATGATTTGCCTATGCCATTGAGACAATGTTTCTTGTATTGTGCTATTTTCCCTAAGGACTACTCGATAGAAAGGTATAGATTGATTGAATTATGGATGGCACAAGGATATCTCAAGGCAACAAAAACAAAAGACATGGAGATTGTTGGTGAAGAATACTTCCAAAATTTAGTCGTCCGCTCTTTTTTCCAAGACTTCGAGAGTCATCAGGGCAGAATAATAAGGTGTAAGATGCATGACATAGTGCATGATTTTGCCCAATTTCTTACTCAAAATGAGTGCTTTGACATGGATATCAATGGTGCTGAAGAGTCGACCATAGATCGTTCCAGTAAAGAACCACGTCATTCGATGATTGTGCTTGCTGAAAAAGCCCCTTTACCTGCTTCACTTGGTTCTCTAAAAAAGCTGCGTACTCTCTTACTTATGTCCCATGGCTATTCAGAGATTAGAGCAGTCCTtcctaatttattgaatcagcTGACTTGTCTAAGGTCGTTAAAGCTAAGTCTTTGTGGAATAAGAGAAATCCCACCTGAAATAAGCAAATTAATACATTTGAGGTTTCTTGACTTGTCTATGAATgggttgaaggagtttcctgaGACGATATGCGAATTATACAATTTGCAAACTTTAGATGTCCATTGGTGTCATCAGCTGAAGCTGCCCCCTGGGATAGGAAACTTGATCAATTTGAGACATTTGCATCATGACAAAACAGACAGTGTGTTGCCGAAAGGGATTGGCAAATTGAGTAGTCTTAGGAAAATAAATGAGATCACAGTTGGCCATAATGATGAGGAAGCATTTTCTCTCAGAGATCTAAAAGACTTGAACAACCTTCGAGGATTCTTATGGATACAAGGATTGGGAAATATAGCGGATGTGGGTGAGGCTAAGCAAGCacagttgaagaagaagaatcacGTCATTAATATGAGAGTAGATTTCTTTAGAGATAAAGAAGGGACAAGGGGAATTCACGATCAACAGTTAATGGAAGGGTTAGAGCCATCTTCAAGTTTGGACGAATTAATTATAGTCAACTACCAAGGTACTACAATGGCTCCCAATTGGATGCTGTCGTTAACTAATCTAAGGGAGCTTTCAATGCATGATTGTGGAAACTGTGAGCATTTGCCTCCTAATTTGGGGAAGTTGCCTGCCCTTGAATCTCTTTTCTTTAAAGGTATGGAAGTGAAAAAGGTGGGTGCTGAGTTTATGGGAATGAAAACTCAAATTGCCAAGGAAGCATCATCGTCGTCCTCCTGCTCATCGGTTGTTTTATTCCCCAGATTGGTAAAACTGACGTTTTATGTAATGCCCAAGTTGGAAGAGTGGAACGATGGGATGATAAGTGGAGATGAAGATACAATAATGCCACGTCTTCATCATTTGAAGCTTGGTCACTGCTCAAAGTTGAGGAAATTGCCAGACAAGCTTCTGCGAAAGACGACATTGCAGGAATTGATAATTGATAGGTGCTCAATTCTTTCACCACATTACCTAAAGGGTACAGGAAAATACTGGAGTAGCATCTCTCACATTCCAAACATCAAAATCGATTGGAAAGTTCAGCAAGGAACAGACATTTACTGA
- the LOC110613249 gene encoding putative disease resistance protein RGA3 isoform X2, with product MILERLSSIALSGLEQEARLVMDVEGEIRKLTYNLESIQAVLEDAEIRQRKEASVKIWLDRLKDISYDMDDALDEWSTAIYKSQIEGSQQALEPKRKVCSSVPFARFLRKEVGPRHDIACKIKELNERLDDIAREKDRYNFSFRKSNEKLERQITASVIDADEVKGRENDKNAIIKKLLTQRRQTPNPHIISIVGMGGIGKTTLAKLVYNDPQVASHFEKRIWVCVSDPFDEVRIAKAILESLRGTATNLVELQTVLQQIQQSIKGERFLLVLDDVWTEDPMKWENLMHSFKCGKRGSRILITTRKENVATVIGCSDIFPLGQLSMEECWSIFSQIAFFGKTSLERDRLEDIGKRIVKKCKGLPLAAKTLGSLLRFRKFREEWQSVLDSEVWELEEAEKDILGALWLSYYDLPMPLRQCFLYCAIFPKDYSIERYRLIELWMAQGYLKATKTKDMEIVGEEYFQNLVVRSFFQDFESHQGRIIRCKMHDIVHDFAQFLTQNECFDMDINGAEESTIDRSSKEPRHSMIVLAEKAPLPASLGSLKKLRTLLLMSHGYSEIRAVLPNLLNQLTCLRSLKLSLCGIREIPPEISKLIHLRFLDLSMNGLKEFPETICELYNLQTLDVHWCHQLKLPPGIGNLINLRHLHHDKTDSVLPKGIGKLSSLRKINEITVGHNDEEAFSLRDLKDLNNLRGFLWIQGLGNIADVGEAKQAQLKKKNHVINMRVDFFRDKEGTRGIHDQQLMEGLEPSSSLDELIIVNYQGTTMAPNWMLSLTNLRELSMHDCGNCEHLPPNLGKLPALESLFFKGMEVKKVGAEFMGMKTQIAKEASSSSSCSSVVLFPRLVKLTFYVMPKLEEWNDGMISGDEDTIMPRLHHLKLGHCSKLRKLPDKLLRKTTLQELIIDRCSILSPHYLKGTGKYWSSISHIPNIKIDWKVQQGTDIY from the coding sequence ATGATCCTGGAGCGCTTGAGTTCTATTGCTCTTTCTGGGCTAGAACAAGAAGCGAGATTGGTTATGGATGTTGAGGGAGAAATCCGAAAGCTCACCTACAATCTTGAATCCATTCAAGCTGTGCTTGAAGATGCAGAAATAAGACAAAGGAAGGAGGCCAGTGTGAAAATTTGGCTAGACAGGCTCAAAGACATATCGTACGACATGGACGATGCGTTGGACGAGTGGAGCACTGCAATTTACAAGTCGCAAATTGAAGGAAGTCAACAAGCTCTGGAGCCAAAGAGGAAGGTGTGTTCTTCTGTCCCCTTTGCTCGTTTTCTCCGGAAAGAAGTTGGTCCTCGTCATGACATTGCCTGCAAGATAAAGGAGCTGAATGAAAGACTGGATGATATTGCCAGGGAGAAGGACAGGTACAACTTTAGCTTTAGAAAGAgcaatgaaaaacttgaaagacaGATCACTGCTTCTGTCATTGATGCAGATGAAGTGAAAGGTAGGGAGAATGATAAAAATGCAATAATAAAGAAGCTGCTGACACAGAGAAGACAAACACCAAACCCCCACATCATCTCCATAGTTGGGATGGGGGGAATTGGTAAAACAACTCTAGCCAAATTAGTCTACAACGATCCCCAAGTAGCTTCCCATTTTGAGAAGAGAATATGGGTGTGTGTCTCAGATCCTTTTGATGAAGTCAGGATTGCCAAAGCAATCCTTGAATCACTCAGAGGTACTGCAACCAATTTGGTTGAACTCCAAACTGTATTGCAGCAAATCCAACAATCCATTAAGGGAGAAAGGTTTCTTCTAGTCCTGGATGACGTGTGGACTGAAGATCCCATGAAGTGGGAAAATCTGATGCATTCTTTCAAGTGTGGTAAGCGAGGAAGTAGAATTCTGATTACCACGCGGAAGGAGAATGTTGCAACCGTCATAGGTTGCAGTGATATATTCCCACTAGGACAATTGTCCATGGAGGAATGTTGGTCAATATTTAGTCAAATTGCTTTTTTTGGAAAGACCAGTTTAGAGCGTGATCGCTTAGAAGATATTGGTAAGAGAATTGTAAAAAAGTGCAAGGGTTTGCCACTTGCTGCAAAGACACTGGGCAGTCTTCTGCGCTTCAGAAAATTTAGAGAAGAGTGGCAAAGTGTGCTAGACAGCGAAGTATGGGAATTAGAAGAAGCCGAAAAAGATATTCTAGGTGCTCTTTGGTTGAGCTACTATGATTTGCCTATGCCATTGAGACAATGTTTCTTGTATTGTGCTATTTTCCCTAAGGACTACTCGATAGAAAGGTATAGATTGATTGAATTATGGATGGCACAAGGATATCTCAAGGCAACAAAAACAAAAGACATGGAGATTGTTGGTGAAGAATACTTCCAAAATTTAGTCGTCCGCTCTTTTTTCCAAGACTTCGAGAGTCATCAGGGCAGAATAATAAGGTGTAAGATGCATGACATAGTGCATGATTTTGCCCAATTTCTTACTCAAAATGAGTGCTTTGACATGGATATCAATGGTGCTGAAGAGTCGACCATAGATCGTTCCAGTAAAGAACCACGTCATTCGATGATTGTGCTTGCTGAAAAAGCCCCTTTACCTGCTTCACTTGGTTCTCTAAAAAAGCTGCGTACTCTCTTACTTATGTCCCATGGCTATTCAGAGATTAGAGCAGTCCTtcctaatttattgaatcagcTGACTTGTCTAAGGTCGTTAAAGCTAAGTCTTTGTGGAATAAGAGAAATCCCACCTGAAATAAGCAAATTAATACATTTGAGGTTTCTTGACTTGTCTATGAATgggttgaaggagtttcctgaGACGATATGCGAATTATACAATTTGCAAACTTTAGATGTCCATTGGTGTCATCAGCTGAAGCTGCCCCCTGGGATAGGAAACTTGATCAATTTGAGACATTTGCATCATGACAAAACAGACAGTGTGTTGCCGAAAGGGATTGGCAAATTGAGTAGTCTTAGGAAAATAAATGAGATCACAGTTGGCCATAATGATGAGGAAGCATTTTCTCTCAGAGATCTAAAAGACTTGAACAACCTTCGAGGATTCTTATGGATACAAGGATTGGGAAATATAGCGGATGTGGGTGAGGCTAAGCAAGCacagttgaagaagaagaatcacGTCATTAATATGAGAGTAGATTTCTTTAGAGATAAAGAAGGGACAAGGGGAATTCACGATCAACAGTTAATGGAAGGGTTAGAGCCATCTTCAAGTTTGGACGAATTAATTATAGTCAACTACCAAGGTACTACAATGGCTCCCAATTGGATGCTGTCGTTAACTAATCTAAGGGAGCTTTCAATGCATGATTGTGGAAACTGTGAGCATTTGCCTCCTAATTTGGGGAAGTTGCCTGCCCTTGAATCTCTTTTCTTTAAAGGTATGGAAGTGAAAAAGGTGGGTGCTGAGTTTATGGGAATGAAAACTCAAATTGCCAAGGAAGCATCATCGTCGTCCTCCTGCTCATCGGTTGTTTTATTCCCCAGATTGGTAAAACTGACGTTTTATGTAATGCCCAAGTTGGAAGAGTGGAACGATGGGATGATAAGTGGAGATGAAGATACAATAATGCCACGTCTTCATCATTTGAAGCTTGGTCACTGCTCAAAGTTGAGGAAATTGCCAGACAAGCTTCTGCGAAAGACGACATTGCAGGAATTGATAATTGATAGGTGCTCAATTCTTTCACCACATTACCTAAAGGGTACAGGAAAATACTGGAGTAGCATCTCTCACATTCCAAACATCAAAATCGATTGGAAAGTTCAGCAAGGAACAGACATTTACTGA
- the LOC110612691 gene encoding putative disease resistance protein RGA4 encodes MGAGSICLVSLDMGCIEKVRLVVGFEKEVEGLKSNLFAIKPVLVDAEKRQFKEAAVKQWIDKLKSICYDIDDVLDEWNAAILESQIVGGDEAAATAAANRRVCPFFRSSCFCFSWCEVGLRHDVAYKMQQINGRLNGIASQRNKYDFALVKDTEQIERPMSTSFFDKTESSEQSNPQVISLMGMGGIGKTTLAKLIYNEKRIWVCVSDPFEEIRIAKAMLESLNDATPNLV; translated from the exons ATGGGGGCTGGTTCCATTTGCCTTGTCTCTTTGGACATGGGCT GCATTGAGAAAGTGAGGCTTGTTGTTGGCTTTGAGAAAGAAGTTGAAGGGCTTAAAAGCAATCTCTTCGCCATCAAACCTGTGCTCGTTGATGCAGAAAAAAGGCAATTCAAGGAGGCTGCTGTTAAACAGTGGATAGATAAGCTCAAATCCATATGCTATGATATCGATGACGTCTTGGATGAATGGAATGCTGCAATTCTTGAATCCCAAATTGTGGGCGGAGATGAAGCTGCTGCTACTGCCGCGGCTAATCGCAGGGTTTGTCCTTTCTTCCGCTCTTCTTGCTTTTGCTTTTCTTGGTGTGAAGTTGGTTTGCGGCATGATGTTGCCTACAAGATGCAACAAATCAATGGAAGATTGAATGGTATTGCCAGCCAGAGAAACAAGTATGATTTTGCTTTGGTGAAAGATACTGAACAAATTGAGCGCCCTATGAGTACTTCTTTTTTTGATAAAACGGAG AGTAGTGAACAATCCAATCCTCAAGTCATTTCTCTGATGGGGATGGGGGGAATTGGAAAAACAACTCTCGCCAAACTAATCTACAATGAGAAGAGAATTTGGGTGTGTGTCTCAGATCCCTTTGAGGAGATCAGGATTGCTAAGGCAATGCTTGAATCTCTCAACGATGCTACCCCAAATTTAGTTTAA